The Yersinia entomophaga nucleotide sequence CCTGCCAGACACTCGGCAATAGAAGCAAGGACTATCTCGTGAGAGATGCCGCCGCGTACCTCTGATTTGCCAATAGCAGTAGGCAGTACCAGCCGGAGTTCACCCGCCAATACTTTTTTATCGCGCATCATGTGCGGCAGATAAGATTCTGGTGCCATCTCCTGCGGGCCGCTGACCGGTAAACCGGCACGAACCAACAGTCGTTTAATTCGTTCAATATCACTGGAAGAGAACTGCCCGATTAATCGGGCGGTTTCCGCAGCCATAACCATACCTGCGGCAACGGCTTCGCCGTGCAACCACACTCCGTAGCCCATTTCGGCTTCGATAGCATGGCCATAAGTATGACCTAAATTGAGTAGCGCACGCAGCCCATTCTCTTCTCGCTCATCGGCAGCAACCACTTCGGCTTTCAGCTCGCAGCAGCGGCGGATGCAGTAACCCAGCGCATCCATATCCAGCGCCAGCAACGCGTCGATGTTGTTTTCCAGCCAGACAAAGAATTCGGAATCAAGAATGATGCCATATTTGATCACTTCGGCCAGGCCAGAAGCAAGCTCACGAGATGGCAGGGTTTTCAGGCAATCGAGATCAACAATGACCGAAGCGGGTTGGTAAAACGCTCCGATCATGTTTTTGCCTAACGGGTGATTAACCGCAGTTTTTCCGCCCACAGATGAATCCACCTGAGAGAGAAGTGTGGTAGGGACTTGAATAAAGCGGACGCCACGCTGATAACAGGCAGCGGCAAAACCGGTCAGGTCGCCTACTACACCACCGCCTAAAGCAATAAGCGTAGTATCACGACCGTGCGGTTTTTCCAGAAGGGCAGAAAATACCTGCTCCAGAACGCTGAGAGATTTATACTGCTCGCCATCAGGCAGAATCACCTGATCAACTCGAATACCGCCTTCCTCCAGCACTGCCCGGATAGAATCCAGATAGAGAGGAGCAAGCGTTTGGTTGGTAACCAGCATTACCTGATCACCCGCCTTCAGCGGTTTAAAAGAGGCCGGATCGTTAAACAATCCTGCGGCTATCGTAATAGGGTAGCTACGCTCCCCTAACGTGACAGTAATCTTCTCCATGTCGCGCTCAGTGACCTTCTTAACGTAACTTAACTGACACCCGAAGGCATAAGTAGAATGCTAAAATCAATTACTTTCCAGCATGTTGATGATCTGGTTAGCAACAACTTTCGCGCTTTGATCGTCAGTGCGGATGGTGACATCTGCAATTTCTTCGTACAGCGGATTACGTTCTTTTGCCAGTGCTTCAAGCACTTCACGTGGAGGCGCATCAACCTGTAACAACGGACGTTTTTTGTCGCGTTGAGTACGAGCCAGTTGCTTCTCGATCGTGGTTTCCAGGTACACCACAACGCCACGGGCTGACAAACGGTTACGGGTTTCCTTAGACTTCACAGAACCCCCACCGGTCGCCAGAACAATGCCCTGTTTTTCCGTTAGTTCATTAATAACTTTTTCTTCGCGATCGCGGAAACCTTCTTCGCCTTCCACGTCGAATACCCAGCCCACGTCA carries:
- the aroB gene encoding 3-dehydroquinate synthase, which produces MEKITVTLGERSYPITIAAGLFNDPASFKPLKAGDQVMLVTNQTLAPLYLDSIRAVLEEGGIRVDQVILPDGEQYKSLSVLEQVFSALLEKPHGRDTTLIALGGGVVGDLTGFAAACYQRGVRFIQVPTTLLSQVDSSVGGKTAVNHPLGKNMIGAFYQPASVIVDLDCLKTLPSRELASGLAEVIKYGIILDSEFFVWLENNIDALLALDMDALGYCIRRCCELKAEVVAADEREENGLRALLNLGHTYGHAIEAEMGYGVWLHGEAVAAGMVMAAETARLIGQFSSSDIERIKRLLVRAGLPVSGPQEMAPESYLPHMMRDKKVLAGELRLVLPTAIGKSEVRGGISHEIVLASIAECLAG
- the aroK gene encoding shikimate kinase AroK, with the protein product MAEKRNIFLVGPMGAGKSTIGRQLAQQLNMEFFDSDQEIERRTGADVGWVFDVEGEEGFRDREEKVINELTEKQGIVLATGGGSVKSKETRNRLSARGVVVYLETTIEKQLARTQRDKKRPLLQVDAPPREVLEALAKERNPLYEEIADVTIRTDDQSAKVVANQIINMLESN